A window of Diabrotica virgifera virgifera chromosome 9, PGI_DIABVI_V3a contains these coding sequences:
- the LOC126892617 gene encoding zinc finger protein 260-like isoform X1 produces the protein MFNQSAVKQEIAETTCKREIDNEVDEVLEDTCKIEVKEEGIRESANDAFDYLDVKKYPIKAEIKQDDGFCCKDMKTVARSLLTNDDLSDSNLIPYITSPTNVTAGGQRFMCIICNKPLSSSSRLALHMRIHTEEKPFACEICTKQFSKKAYLKSHMIVHTGEKLFECEICTKQFSLKGNLTKHMKLHTGEQPVACEICTKQFSRKLYLKTHMSVHTGEKPFECEICTKQFSKKAYLKRHMTVHTGEKPSECEICTKQFSTKSSLKIHMTMHTGDKPFECQVCNKQFSTNSILKTHMKLHTGEKSFECEICNKQFSTKPLLKSHMTVHTVEKPFGCEICTKQFSMKHVLKRHMVVHTGEKPFECEICTKQFSTKPILQSHMTVHTGEKPFTCEICTKQFSRNAHLTIHMRVHTGEKPFECKICNKQFSQSSSLKYHMRMHTGEKPVECEICTKQFSTNGNLLRHMRNHTDENSFECEICTKELSPKSSLTMHMKLHTCEKSFECEICNKQFSTKPLLKSHMTVHTVEKPFGCEICTKHFSRKQVLKLHMTVHAGEKPFNCEICTKQFSMKHVLKRHMVVHTDEKPFECEICTKQFSTNPILQSHMTVHTGEKPFTCEICTKQFSRNAHLTIHMRVHTGEKPFECKICNKQFSQSSSLKYHMRMHTGEKPFECEICNKPFSAKRLLNTHMRVHTFI, from the coding sequence GTTTCTGTTGTAAAGATATGAAAACTGTTGCCAGAAGCCTCTTAACAAATGATGATCTAAGTGACAGTAATTTGATCCCATATATAACTTCCCCTACCAATGTTACCGCTGGAGGACAACGTTTTATGTGTATCATTTGCAACAAACCATTGTCAAGCAGTTCTCGTTTAGCATTACATATGAGGATACACACTGAGGAAAAACCATTtgcatgtgaaatttgcaccaaacagttttcaaaaAAGGCGTATTTAAAAAGTCATATGATAGTGCATACCGGTGAAAAActatttgaatgtgaaatttgcaccaaacagttctCCCTAAAGGGAAATTTAACAAAGCATATGAAATTGCATACTGGTGAACAACCAGTtgcatgtgaaatttgcaccaaacagttttcaaggaAATTATATTTAAAAACGCATATGAgcgtgcatactggtgaaaaaccatttgaatgtgaaatttgcaccaaacagttttcaaaaAAGGCATATCTAAAAAGACATATGACAGTGCATACCGGTGAAAAACCAtctgaatgtgaaatttgcaccaaacagttttcaaccaAGAGTAGTTTAAAAATACATATGACAATGCATACTGGTGACAAACCATTTGAATGTCAAGTTTGCAATAAACAGTTTTCAACGAATTCTATTTTAAAAACGCATATGAAattgcatactggtgaaaaatcatttgaatgtgaaatttgcaacaaacagttttcaacgaaaCCACTTTTAAAATCACATATGACAGTACATACAGTTGAAAAACCATTTGgttgtgaaatttgcaccaaacagttttcaatgaAACATGTTTTAAAACGGCATATGgtagtgcatactggtgaaaaaccatttgaatgtgaaatttgcaccaaacagttttcaacaaaACCAATTTTACAATCCCATATGAcggtgcatactggtgaaaaaccatttacatgtgaaatttgcaccaaacagttttcaagaaaCGCACATTTAACCatacatatgagagtgcatactggtgaaaaaccatttgaatgtaaAATTTGCAATAAACAGTTTTCACAAAGTTCTAGTTTAAAATATCATATGAGaatgcatactggtgaaaaaccagttgaatgtgaaatttgcaccaaacagttttcaacaaaCGGTAATTTACTGAGACATATGAGAAACCACACTGATGAGAAttcatttgaatgtgaaatttgcaccaaagaATTATCACCAAAGAGTAGTTTAACGATGCATATGAAATTGCATACTTGtgaaaaatcatttgaatgtgaaatttgcaacaaacagttttcaacgaaaCCACTTTTAAAATCACATATGACAGTACATACTGTTGAAAAACCATTTGgttgtgaaatttgcaccaaacacttttcaagaaaacaagttttGAAATTGCATATGACAGTGCAtgctggtgaaaaaccatttaattgtgaaatttgcaccaaacagttttcaatgaAACATGTTTTAAAACGGCATATGGTAGTGCATACtgatgaaaaaccatttgaatgtgaaatttgcaccaaacagttttcaacaaaTCCAATTTTACAATCCCATATGAcggtgcatactggtgaaaaaccatttacatgtgaaatttgcaccaaacagttttcaagaaaCGCACATTTAACCatacatatgagagtgcatactggtgaaaaaccatttgaatgtaaAATTTGCAATAAACAGTTTTCACAAAGTTCTAGTTTAAAATATCATATGAGaatgcatactggtgaaaaaccatttgaatgtgaaatttgcaataAACCGTTTTCAGCGAAAAGACTTTTAAACacgcatatgagagtgcatactttCATATGA